The following proteins are co-located in the Microplitis demolitor isolate Queensland-Clemson2020A chromosome 5, iyMicDemo2.1a, whole genome shotgun sequence genome:
- the LOC103577151 gene encoding palmitoyltransferase ZDHHC22-like produces the protein MEKKNLYKLAFKICPPVALMFSILVTVTTLYINEGISPLFIFISIQVYLNWYAIYTISQDATTAKRATRDADSNDTVAITINAGESPAKLKYWYCEKCMCYTIKPTQHCVACNKCFHYRDHHCFFIGGCVTRENMGNFILICFHTSLACLYSLTVIGPYLYESLRDLFEEDPSKVNVIINFCFPIALTRLLVTGKTSCLLLITLFDTLFSVWVVSFIYGTWKLLSCYTGRQRYYPHAIRKFKLQEIFGSYGLLNLLFPYNGLICSQDIGGKCQLKNI, from the coding sequence atggaaaaaaaaaatttatataaactagCGTTTAAAATATGCCCGCCAGTGGCCTTGATGTTCAGCATCCTCGTGACAGTGACAACTTTGTACATCAACGAAGGGATATCAccactatttatatttatctccATTCAAGTTTACCTAAATTGGTACGCCATTTATACGATAAGCCAGGACGCGACGACAGCGAAACGCGCGACACGTGACGCTGATTCCAATGACACCGTCGCGATAACCATAAATGCCGGGGAATCTCCAGCAAAATTAAAGTACTGGTACTGCGAAAAATGTATGTGCTATACAATAAAGCCTACGCAACATTGCGTAGCCTGTAACAAGTGCTTCCATTACCGAGACCACCACTGTTTCTTCATCGGCGGATGTGTGACCCGGGAGAACATgggaaactttattttaatctgcTTTCATACGTCTCTAGCTTGTCTCTACTCTCTGACAGTAATCGGGCCTTATCTGTATGAGAGTCTACGGGATTTATTTGAGGAAGATCCAAGTAAAGTTAACGTCATCATCAACTTCTGCTTTCCCATAGCGCTCACAAGGCTGCTGGTCACTGGAAAAACATCTTGCTTGCTACTGATCACGCTGTTTGACACTTTGTTTTCAGTGTGGGTCGTCAGCTTTATCTATGGAACTTGGAAATTATTGAGCTGCTACACAGGAAGACAGCGGTACTACCCCCATGCTATCAGAAAATTTAAGTTACAGGAAATATTTGGCAGTTATggtctattaaatttattgtttccgTACAATGGTCTCATTTGTTCACAAGACATAGGCGGAAAATgtcaacttaaaaatatttaa
- the LOC103577150 gene encoding PR domain zinc finger protein 15-like — MLSIKQKSEDDNKLIGCDVGNNNITINFSGCNICGDSHSTHECYFLLNLNYIKDTETISRARQTLPKDLEITRMADGTTSIIAKCDYQRGTTFGPFESKRNWAMNPATNFPIKVFGESVNDTYYLEYSDEDISNWMCFVLPATNAREQNLICYQMKQDIFYTAMRTITAGEELRVWYAPYYAQKMKMPLYITDSTSQDKPIQMVVAKDQDPLEVLDKAMAQELAKRLPATQLGAKDDKKIWTCRICSVTINSVVAYAKHQMDHYKPLVGSFCTVCDKKFSSVSALEKHRADCHDSAVSEDIGIPTSANQQQQNAATILNMSEDFMTGKENQHDLSLLDNSINTNDLLHHEGNLIENSSLKSILENQCLNMNISSIAESILSENISGADSVKFNVEELSSELLDISPDVDQRTTGRSIDDFDCDICGKKFQRVNYLYRHLRKHTGEFICPTCLCVFARKDNLLSHVCSAHTTQNKNNVRYQCSYCPKNFAVEKYLKRHIAQHVEFNRCKRCRHKFTTKSELDSHKCAAPKPVCGQCGKKFLNVVYLNRHIKRHNEVPKVPKKRIKNVEEKPAICEKCGEIFKNLCSLQQHQRSHGERTYECDICNRRFHRIGVLKEHKATHQNVELPCNICDKKLKSKKALDVHILLHGNKKFQCDKCDKSFFQKCNYLKHYKHVHAEKSTHTCSHCSMQFTNKITYNKHIASHSKTTAEFLCNTCNKYFHTQAKLNRHVQTCHSGIIYRCPFCKMTARHRHSMRRHFERQHKDSNDEWNKPGFVNQFAEKSPVEFIKNNSKKPGTSNKRVLHSKQPSVGSNAEPVIGPIAGSITGPIAGSITEPIVGTSTGPITGSVNESITGSVNGPITGSVTGPITGSVTGAITGSVVESFPVNLNTVQVNQVEENNQVLMENIKVDQQINNTQLLNDVPQLSIDTDSQLAESVLNNTYIFGEDGDIMFYVLDNNPIPGY; from the exons atgttgtcaataaaacaaaaatccgaagacgataataaattaattggttGCGATGTTGGCAACAACAacataacaattaatttttcag gATGCAATATTTGCGGGGATTCCCACAGCACTCATgagtgttattttttattaaatttaaactac atcaAAGACACTGAGACAATATCACGAGCACGTCAGACATTACCCAAAGACCTGGAGATCACTCGAATGGCTGATGGAACGACTAGTATAATTGCCAAGTGTGATTACCAACGAGGAACAACCTTTGGACCTTTCGAATCCAAACGTAACTGGGCAATGAACCCTGCGACTAATTTTCCTATCAAGGTTTTCGGAGAGTCGGTCAATGATACTTATTACCTAGAGTATTCCGACGAGGACATCAGTAACTGGATGTGCTTCGTACTGCCTGCCACTAACGCCCGGGAacagaatttaatttgctatCAAATGAAGCAGGATATTTTTTACACGGCGATGAGAACGATTACAGCTGGAGAAGAGTTGAGAGTCTGGTACGCGCCGTACTATGCGCAGAAGATGAAGATGCCGTTGTATATAACCGATTCTACGAGTCAAGACAAACCCATTCAGATGGTCGTGGCTAAAGATCAGGACCCGCTGGAGGTGCTAGACAAAGCTATGGCGCAGGAATTAGCCAAGAGACTTCCAGCTACGCAGCTGGGTGCTAAAGATGATAAGAAGATTTGGACATGTCGTATTTGCTCGGTGACGATTAATTCAGTGGTCGCTTACGCAAAGCATCAGATGGATCACTACAAGCCTCTAGTTGGGTCTTTTTGTACtgtttgtgataaaaaattttctagtgtCTCTGCCTTAGAGAAACATAGAGCTGACTGTCATGATTCGGCGGTCAGTGAAGATATTGGGATACCGACTTCGGCGAACCAGCAGCAGCAAAACGCCGcgactattttaaatatgagcGAGGATTTCATGACGGGAAAAGAAAATCAGCATGATCTATCACTGCTggataattcaattaatactaATGATTTGCTTCATCATGAGGGAAATCTTATAGAAAATTCTTCATTGAAATCAATCCTTGAGAATCAGTGTTTGAATATGAACATAAGTTCAATAGCTGAATCtattttatctgaaaatatATCAGGTGCTGattcagttaaatttaatgttgAAGAATTGTCATCTGAACTGCTAGACATATCTCCAGATGTTGATCAGAGAACTACTGGACGTTCGATTGATGATTTTGATTGTGATATTTGCGGTAAAAAATTCCAGCgtgttaattatttgtatcgtCATTTACGTAAACATACTGGGGAATTCATTTGTCCCACTTGTTTGTGCGTTTTTGCTAGAAAAGACAATTTGCTGTCGCATGTTTGCTCAGCTCATACGacacagaataaaaataacgtaCGCTATCAGTGCTCATATTGTCCTAAAAATTTTGCGGTtgaaaaatatctgaaaagACACATAGCGCAGCACGTGGAATTCAATCGCTGCAAGAGATGCCGTCATAAATTTACGACAAAGTCTGAACTGGACTCACACAAATGTGCGGCACCCAAGCCAGTTTGCGGACagtgtggaaaaaaatttctcaacgTAGTGTATCTTAATCGTCATATAAAAAGACACAATGAGGTGCCAAAAGTCCCcaagaaaagaataaaaaatgtggAAGAAAAGCCGGCGATTTGTGAAAAATGcggggaaatttttaaaaatctctgCAGTCTTCAGCAGCATCAAAGATCTCATGGCGAAAGAACTTATGAGTGTGATATTTGTAACCGACGTTTTCATCGGATCGGTGTTTTGAAGGAACATAAAGCCACTCATCAGAATGTCGAGCTACCTTGCAATATttgcgataaaaaattaaaaagtaaaaaagctCTGGACGTTCACATTCTGCTGCATGGAAACAAAAAGTTTCAGTGCGACAAGTGCGACAAGAGTTTctttcaaaaatgtaattatctcAAGCACTACAAACACGTTCATGCAGAAAAGAGCACTCACACTTGCTCACACTGTTCAATGCAATTCaccaataaaataacttataataAACATATCGCGAGTCACAGTAAAACAACTGCTGAATTTCTCTGCAATActtgcaataaatattttcacactCAGGCTAAACTTAACAGACATGTTCAGACTTGTCACAGTGGTATTATTTATCGTTGTCCTTTCTGCAAGATGACTGCAAGACATCGTCACAGTATGAGAAGACACTTTGAGAGACAGCATAAAGATTCAAATGATGAATGGAATAAACCAGGATTTGTTAATCAGTTTGCTGAAAAATCACCggttgaatttattaaaaataattcgaaaaaaccTGGTACTTCTAATAAACGAGTTTTACATTCTAAACAACCATCAGTTGGATCAAATGCTGAACCAGTTATTGGACCAATTGCTGGATCAATTACTGGACCAATTGCTGGATCAATTACTGAACCAATTGTTGGAACAAGTACTGGACCAATTACAGGATCAGTTAATGAATCAATTACAGGTTCAGTTAATGGGCCAATAACAGGATCAGTTACTGGACCAATAACTGGATCAGTTACTGGAGCAATTACAGGTTCAGTAGTTGAATCATTTcctgttaatttaaataccgTACAAGTAAATCaagttgaagaaaataatcaagttttgatggaaaatataaaagttgatCAACAAATAAACAATACTCAGCTACTAAATGATGTACCACAACTTAGTATTGATACAGATTCACAACTTGCTGAATCTGTTTTAAataacacatatatttttggtgAAGATGGCGATATCATGTTCTACGTCTTGGATAATAATCCCATCCCGggttactaa